In one Bradyrhizobium cosmicum genomic region, the following are encoded:
- a CDS encoding oxidoreductase, translating into MKTALLFGATGFIGSHLLQDLLNSPDYSRIIAVFRKPLALNHPKLTVLIGDLASLPALKPQLVADEIFIALGTTRKHTPDEAEYYKIDHDYPLRAAEIAKGNGARSVFLVTAVGANAGSAVFYVRTKGEVERDIRALNFDHTHIFRPSMILGERDEDRPRERLFIAIWSVLNPLLAGPANRYRGLTGNEIAHAIAKAARHQTEKVRIYHWKEMAALLRT; encoded by the coding sequence ATGAAAACTGCACTTCTCTTCGGCGCCACAGGCTTCATCGGCTCGCATTTGCTGCAAGACCTGTTGAACAGCCCCGACTATTCGCGGATCATTGCGGTGTTTCGCAAGCCCCTCGCGCTGAACCATCCGAAGCTCACGGTGCTGATTGGCGATCTCGCCTCCCTGCCCGCGCTGAAGCCGCAACTGGTCGCGGACGAGATCTTCATCGCGCTGGGAACGACGCGCAAGCACACGCCTGACGAGGCTGAGTACTACAAGATCGATCATGATTATCCGCTGCGGGCGGCCGAGATCGCCAAGGGGAACGGCGCGCGGTCGGTGTTTCTGGTCACGGCGGTCGGCGCCAACGCCGGCTCCGCCGTGTTCTATGTCAGGACCAAGGGTGAGGTGGAGCGGGACATTCGGGCGCTCAATTTCGACCACACGCATATTTTCCGCCCGTCGATGATCCTGGGCGAGCGCGATGAAGACCGCCCGCGTGAGCGGCTCTTCATCGCGATATGGAGCGTTCTCAATCCGCTGCTCGCTGGCCCAGCTAACCGATATCGCGGGCTCACCGGCAACGAGATCGCGCACGCCATCGCCAAGGCCGCACGGCATCAAACGGAAAAAGTACGAATCTATCATTGGAAAGAGATGGCCGCACTGCTTCGGACGTGA
- a CDS encoding VOC family protein: protein MRYLHTMLRVRNLDVALKFYVDAFGLKEVRRIENDKGRFTLVFLCSSDDLEALKTQPQTRGAPLVELTYNWDEETYGEDRFFGHLAYEVDDIYATCDRLMKAGVTINRPPRDGNMAFVRSPDLHSIELLQKGEPKPPQEPWASMPNTGHW from the coding sequence ATGCGTTACCTCCACACCATGCTGCGCGTGCGCAATCTCGATGTCGCGCTGAAATTCTATGTCGATGCGTTCGGGCTGAAGGAGGTGCGGCGCATCGAGAACGACAAGGGGCGCTTCACGCTCGTCTTCCTGTGCTCGTCGGACGATCTCGAGGCGCTGAAGACGCAGCCGCAAACGCGCGGCGCACCGCTGGTCGAGCTCACCTACAATTGGGACGAGGAGACCTATGGCGAGGATCGCTTCTTCGGCCATCTCGCCTATGAGGTCGACGACATCTACGCCACCTGCGACAGACTGATGAAGGCCGGCGTCACCATCAACCGTCCGCCGCGCGACGGCAACATGGCCTTCGTCCGCTCGCCGGATCTGCACTCGATCGAGCTGCTGCAGAAGGGCGAGCCGAAGCCGCCGCAGGAGCCGTGGGCTTCGATGCCGAATACCGGCCACTGGTAG